In Bacillus sp. FJAT-45037, the following are encoded in one genomic region:
- a CDS encoding nucleotidyltransferase — MKSVGVVVEYNPLHNGHSYHINEAKRQTGADVVIAVMSGYFLQRGEPAFVSKWERTAMALDAGVDLVVELPYIYSTQKAQYFAEGAIEVLSSLQVNYLNFGSEVGDIDPFNKLMSFMNQNQDQWDSLVKSYMETGCSYPKATTQAFHQLAPKDTMLSLTEPNNILGYHYMRAICDLRVSMLATTTKRTVAQYHDESVTPESIASATSIRKSITTDKTIDSIQHVVPKNTYTQLVKYKQTYGTYHTWNLYFPLLQYEIIRSTPEQLRNIYECEEGLEYRLKDTITQASNFQEWMTKLKTKRYTWTRLQRLATHILTNTQKDEMNQLMKGPLPYIRLLGMNEKGQSYLSQIKKTLPCPLISRFAKASGPMADVDERVSKIYATPLIPTLGAEILKREFTMTPIRHNHH, encoded by the coding sequence ATGAAGTCCGTTGGAGTCGTTGTAGAGTACAATCCGTTACATAATGGCCACAGTTATCACATTAATGAAGCCAAGCGCCAAACCGGAGCAGATGTAGTCATCGCTGTTATGAGTGGGTACTTCCTACAAAGAGGTGAACCCGCGTTTGTTTCAAAATGGGAACGAACAGCGATGGCTCTTGATGCGGGAGTCGATCTCGTTGTCGAACTTCCATATATTTATTCAACACAAAAAGCACAATATTTTGCTGAAGGTGCGATTGAAGTTTTATCTTCTCTTCAAGTCAATTATTTGAACTTTGGAAGTGAAGTAGGTGACATTGACCCTTTTAATAAATTAATGTCTTTTATGAACCAAAATCAAGATCAGTGGGATTCTCTTGTTAAATCTTATATGGAAACAGGTTGTAGTTACCCTAAAGCAACAACGCAAGCTTTTCATCAGTTGGCCCCTAAGGACACCATGCTTTCTTTGACTGAACCGAACAATATTCTTGGATATCATTATATGAGAGCCATCTGTGACCTCCGTGTGTCTATGCTTGCAACCACTACAAAACGCACAGTTGCTCAGTATCATGATGAATCCGTTACACCTGAATCGATTGCCAGCGCGACGAGCATTCGAAAGTCGATCACAACAGATAAGACGATTGACTCGATTCAGCATGTCGTCCCTAAAAACACCTATACACAGCTCGTAAAATATAAACAGACGTACGGTACCTACCATACGTGGAATCTATATTTTCCACTGCTACAATATGAAATCATTAGGAGCACACCCGAACAACTGCGAAACATTTATGAATGTGAGGAAGGGCTTGAATACAGATTAAAAGATACGATCACCCAAGCCTCAAACTTCCAAGAGTGGATGACAAAATTAAAAACGAAGCGTTACACATGGACCAGATTACAAAGACTTGCCACACACATCTTAACTAATACACAAAAAGATGAGATGAACCAGCTAATGAAAGGGCCGCTTCCATATATTCGCTTACTAGGAATGAACGAGAAAGGTCAGTCATATTTAAGTCAAATAAAAAAAACATTACCCTGTCCTCTGATCAGTCGTTTTGCTAAAGCGAGTGGGCCGATGGCAGACGTTGATGAACGTGTCTCGAAAATCTATGCAACGCCACTTATCCCAACGCTCGGTGCAGAGATTTTAAAACGTGAATTCACGATGACCCCTATACGTCATAATCATCATTGA